Within the Bradyrhizobium ottawaense genome, the region GACGAGCTCGGCCGGCGTTTTAGCTTTGAGGTCCTGGAGTTTCATTTCCCGCATTGGGGTGGTCCTGTGGAGTGTCTTGGGGGGAAGGGGTGCGAGGTGGCTTTAAGAAAAAGCGGACAGGAGAAATGGAAGGTCCGCAGGTCTAAGCAAGGAAAGCGCCGGTGAGGCTTCAAACCTGATGCGGCGGCCGGTCCAATGAGGAAACCGGAACACGACCACATCCGCCTGCGAGGGGTGGGATTTCGGCAATATAGAAAATCGTCGGACGTTCCGCAAGCAGGTCAGCAGGCGGGATATCAGGCGAATGCATCGCCTAGAACGGCTTTACCACGACCAGAATAACGATCAGGATCATCAGGACTGTCGGTACCTCATTGATAATTCGATAGAATTTCTGGCTTCTGGTATTTCGGTCAGCGGCAAAGTCCTTCACGCAACGGGAAAAAAAGCCGTGGACGCCCGACAACAGCAGCACCAGCGCAAATTTGCCGTGAAACCAGCCGGACGTGTACCAGTGGCCGCTCCACGCCAGGTACAGCCCGGCCAGCCAGGTGACGATCATGGCGGGATTGATGATCGCTTTCAGCAGCCGCCGTTCCATGATCTTGAACGTCTCGGACTGTTTCGAGCCGATCTCCGCCTCGCAATGGTAGACGAACAACCGCGGCAGGTAGAGCATGCCGGCCATCCACGCGATGACCGCAATCACATGCAGCGCCTTGATCCACTCGTACATCGCGATCGCCCTTGCCCTGAAACCTTGCAGTCACGCCGACGTTGCAGAGAGCCTTCGCCAGCGTGGGAGCGAGACATATCCGCAAAGCACCGCTTCTCTAAACTAATAATTTTAGAATCTTAGGTTTGAGTCTAAGTAGCGGTGAATTGGACTCACACAAAATCGTCCCGTATTTCTGCCGGACTTGTTCACAGTCATCACCGATTCCGCGCGTCAATGCGCTGTTGCGAATAATGCTACGTGCTTCAAGCGCTTGCGCCGATCCGTGGTCGGGTTATGAAGAGACAAGTCCACATCTTCCCACTACCGTCGGGACCTGCGATTTGAGTTGTCCTCACGGGAGGCCCTGTGAAGAAAAGTCCGGGTTATCCCTGACGTGGCGATCCAGGGCCGATTATCTCGGTTAAGCTCCACAGGGATTCACAGATTACACAGGGGTTCTGGTGCCCACGACCGGCAACTATTTTCATCTTCATCTGGTCTCCGATTCGACCGGTGAGACGCTGATCACGGTGGCGCGCGCGGTGGCCGCGCAGTACGCCAACGTGTCGGCGGTTGAACATGTCTATCCGCTGGTGCGCAGTCAGAAGCAGCTCGATCGCGTGCTCGACGAGATCGAGGAGGCGCCGGGCATCGTGCTCTTCACGCTGTTGGAAAAGGATCTGGTTAGCCGTCTCGAAGCCAAATGCCGGGATATCAATATTCCGAGCCTGTCGATCATCGGGCCTGTGATGCAGTTGTTCGAGGCCTATCTCGGTGCGGCCACCACCGGTCGCGTCGGCGCCCAGCACGTCCTGAACGCGGAATATTTCAAGCGCATCGACGCCCTGAACTACACGATGATTCATGATGACGGCCAGCACGTCGAAGGCCTCGAAGACGCCGACGTGGTTCTGGTCGGCGTGTCCCGCACCTCGAAGACGCCGACCTCGATCTATCTCGC harbors:
- the hemJ gene encoding protoporphyrinogen oxidase HemJ, translating into MYEWIKALHVIAVIAWMAGMLYLPRLFVYHCEAEIGSKQSETFKIMERRLLKAIINPAMIVTWLAGLYLAWSGHWYTSGWFHGKFALVLLLSGVHGFFSRCVKDFAADRNTRSQKFYRIINEVPTVLMILIVILVVVKPF
- a CDS encoding pyruvate, water dikinase regulatory protein — translated: MPTTGNYFHLHLVSDSTGETLITVARAVAAQYANVSAVEHVYPLVRSQKQLDRVLDEIEEAPGIVLFTLLEKDLVSRLEAKCRDINIPSLSIIGPVMQLFEAYLGAATTGRVGAQHVLNAEYFKRIDALNYTMIHDDGQHVEGLEDADVVLVGVSRTSKTPTSIYLANRGIRTANVPLVPGIPLPHQLETLKKPLVVSLHATPERLIQVRQNRLLSMGAETGNDDYIDRQSVTDEVAYARKLSARFSWAQLDVTRRSIEETAAAVMKLFTDRQRQRLPE